AATTTGTAAATGTAAATCTGCCGACGCGCAGGTCTGCGTTTTACGAGGGTCTACCACTATAATTTTTACATTAGGGTTTTCCTCTTTATGTTTTTCTAGACGTCTAAATAATATAGGATGACACCAAGCGGGGTTAGCTCCTGCTATTAAAAAACAATCTGCTAATTCTATATCTGCATATGCAATAGGAACAGCATCATCTCCTACCGTTTTTTTGTAGCCAACTACTGCAGAACTCATGCACAAACGAGAGTTGGTATCTATATTATTACTCCCAATAAACCCTTTTATAATTTTGTTTGCTAAGTAGTATTCTTCGGTTAAACATTGTCCAGACACATAAAAACCAACGCTATCTGGACCATGCTTAGCTATAATACTTTTAAAAACTGCTGTTGCCCGATCAAAAGCAGTATCCCAAGAGACACGTTGCAAAGGATGGTTTCTGCTCCAACGCATTTCTGGATACAAAATGCGATCTGTTGTATCTTGTGCTACGTAGTTTAAGTTTTTACCCTTAGAACATAACATACCTGTATTTACAGGATATTCTTCATCTCCTTCTACACTCAAGATTCCTTTTGCATCTTTCTCTACTACTATACCACAGCCTACTCCGCAATAGGAACAAATAGTTTTATGTGTTGTATTCTTTTGCATGATTTTAAATCTAGATGCGAATGCATCGTAATTAGCCATGACAAGGTACAAAAAATACGTATATATACGTAGTGTTGATTTGATAATAATCAGCCTAAGGTTTTGATATATCAATAATTAACTAGGAACAAAATAGTCGCAACAAGATAAAATTCCTACGTAATTAGGCTAAGAAATAGTAGTTCTATACGCCTTAGGAGACATCCCTATAGCGCGTTTAAAATATTTTACAAAATAGGAGTCGTCCTCAAAACCTAAACGAAATGCTACTTCATTTATAGGTAAATTCGTAAATTTCAATAATCGTTTAGCTTCCAATACTATACGTTCTTTAATCAACGCTGATGGTGCTTTATCGACCACACTTTTAGTAATGGTGGTCAAGGTTTTAGCCGAAGTATTTAGCAAATTGGCATAGTCGCTTATTGCTAATCCGTTTTTATAATGGACTTCAATTAGGTCTTTAAATTTAAAAAACTGCCGCTCATAATGGTTATTTATCTGCAGCTTTCTACTTTGATCCGCATAATGAATACGCTCCATGGTTATTAGTAGGGATTTCAGTAAAAAACGAATCATATCTTCATGACCAAAACTTAGTTTATTGGGCAATTCTTTTTCTATTAATTCGATATGATGTGTTGCAATTTTCACCGTATTGCTATCCAATAAATAGCAAGGGTTTTGCTCGATATTGAAAATGTTATATTTCAAAAAAATATCAACATCTGAATGCATAAAAAAACTTTCATTAAAATGAATTAACCAACCTTCTACATCTAGGTTATCATCAAAAAAATGAATCTGATCTTTATTCGTGAAAAGCACCATGTTCTCTTTAATCTCATACGAATTGAAATCTACGGTATGCGTACCTCCTGCATTGAAAAACCATAATAATTGATAGTAACTATGTGAATGGGGTATGGCTGCTTTTTCTGGATTTTTTTTTCGATAACTTTTTAAATCATGCAACTGAAACTGCAACTTATTGGGGTGCGCTTTATGTAGGTGGTATTGCTCTATTTTTTGAGATTCTTTCACTTATGTTTTAATTTTTCGGCTGCTAATTTTCCACTATAAATAGCACCATCCATATAACCTCCATGCAAGGGCGATGTTTCTGCGCCAGAAAATAAGAGTTTTCCGTTCATGTAAGAGTCGGCAAAAACAGGGTTTCCATACGCGGGACTCATATAAATAGATTTAATGGTATCACAAGAAGTATTTTTATCTTGAGACCAATCTTTTTCCTCATAAGAGGTGTAATCCATAATTTCTTCACCTAAATATTTAGTAAGGTACGCAAGAATTTTTGCTTGTCGTTCTTCAGGAGTTAAATCTCTCAGTGCTTCATTTACAAAGCCCATTAAACCAAATTCCGTTTCCCCATAATTGGTATGATCATACAATTCTGTCACAGCACCCACTTGCCCTATGACCGTTCCTGACAAATTTCTAGCTTTCCAAAAGGGTTGCTTAAATTTTAGCCCAACCTTTATAGCATTACTCATCCAGGTATGTGTTTTTTTCATCACCTCAGTAACATTATTAGGTAATTCTGGCAAAAAATCAATTCGTGCTGCAATACGTGGTGGAATGGTACTAACTACTTTTTCTGCGCTATACGCGGCTTTATTGGTCACTACTTTTATA
This genomic stretch from Cellulophaga algicola DSM 14237 harbors:
- a CDS encoding flavin monoamine oxidase family protein, with protein sequence MIKTTSKYLIIGAGLSGLTTAYELYKAGETAIIVLDARATIGGRILTTNQIDFGATWFQNHHTHVAGLLRELKIEKFPQYAKGQSVLVYSTMAPEHYFQNDPNAPSAHRIAGGSTALIKKLATPFLNQIHTDTTVLAIEDLGDSIKVVTNKAAYSAEKVVSTIPPRIAARIDFLPELPNNVTEVMKKTHTWMSNAIKVGLKFKQPFWKARNLSGTVIGQVGAVTELYDHTNYGETEFGLMGFVNEALRDLTPEERQAKILAYLTKYLGEEIMDYTSYEEKDWSQDKNTSCDTIKSIYMSPAYGNPVFADSYMNGKLLFSGAETSPLHGGYMDGAIYSGKLAAEKLKHK
- a CDS encoding helix-turn-helix domain-containing protein, with protein sequence MKESQKIEQYHLHKAHPNKLQFQLHDLKSYRKKNPEKAAIPHSHSYYQLLWFFNAGGTHTVDFNSYEIKENMVLFTNKDQIHFFDDNLDVEGWLIHFNESFFMHSDVDIFLKYNIFNIEQNPCYLLDSNTVKIATHHIELIEKELPNKLSFGHEDMIRFLLKSLLITMERIHYADQSRKLQINNHYERQFFKFKDLIEVHYKNGLAISDYANLLNTSAKTLTTITKSVVDKAPSALIKERIVLEAKRLLKFTNLPINEVAFRLGFEDDSYFVKYFKRAIGMSPKAYRTTIS